Genomic window (Pseudostreptobacillus hongkongensis):
TAGCATCACTAATTAATGATATACTTAATCCATTTTGTGAAAGTATCTTAATAGCTTCTTCTTTTTCAAGACCTATTAAATTTGGCATTATACTTGTTTTAGTAAGTGATTTTGAAGAAACAAGTAATGATATCTTTTGTCCCATTCCAATTTTTTGACCAGCTTTTGGATATATTGAAAGTATAGTGTCTTCTTGAATATTTTCTGTAGGCATATAGTCTATTCTTTCTATATTTATATCTAAATCTTCTAAAAATCTTCTACCTTCAATTAAACTTTTTCCTATAATATTAGGTATTTCTAAACTATCACTTTTATTTACCCATATTAATATTTCTCTGTTTACTTTAACTATTTGTCCTGCACGAGGATCTTGAAGAAAAGTATAATCTTCTTGTACATCTCCTGATTTAGAATAAATCACCTTATATTTTAATCCTAGTTTTTTAAGTTCACGGATAGCGTCATCTTCTTTCATCATTAATATATCAGGAACGCTAATTTCCTTTTTGTTATAGAAATGATAAACAAATGTGGATCTTCCTAATGTAAAGATTATAATTAAACATATTATATATACTGCTAACCTACCAAAACTTTTATTTCTTTTCATAGCATTACTCCTAACTTTTTTATATATGAATATTATACAAATATTTTTTAAAATAAACAAGAGAAAAAAGATAAATTTAAGATAGATGATACTATTTTTTAACCTTACCAAATGATATGAAATCATCACCAAATTTTTTTCTTATATCATAAATAGTTTTATCTATTTTTTTAATTTTTTCATATTCTTCTTTTTCTTCAAAAAGTGAAAGTTGATAACTATCCTCACTTACTAAGTTTTTAGTATTTATAGTTAAGGAACGTATAGGTTTATCCCACTTATATTTTTCAAGTAGTTTCATTGCAGTTTCTGTGATTATAAATTCACTAGAAGTTTGATCTATCTCACATTGATATTGTTTATCAACAAAATCAACATTTCTAACAGTTATTTGTAGTGTGGTTGTATGTAATTGATATTCTTTTAATTTATTTGATATTTCTATACTAAGATCAGAAAATAAGTCTCTTGCTTCATTTTTAGTGTATATATCCTTGCTTAAAGTTTTTCCATTACTTATACTTTTAGGTGTTTTTTTAAAATTCATATCTGTAACAGGACTATCATCTATACCATTTGCTCTATCATGTAGTATAGATCCATGTTTTCCAAGAACTTTTGATAATTTAATTTTATCAAAATTTGCAAGTTCACCTAAGGTATTTATACCGAGCTCTCTTAATCTATTTTGAGTATTTTTACCTATACCTATCATTTCAGATATATCTAAATTCCATACCTTATCTTTAAAATTTTCTTTTGAAATTATAGTTATAGCATCAGGTTTTTTAAGATCACTTCCAAGTTTTGCAAAAGTTTTATTAAAACTTATACCTATACTTACAGTTATACCCAGTTCATTTTTTATTCTACTTCTTATACTTTCAGCTATATTTTCTGCACTTCCAAATAATTTTATACTTCCTGTTATATCACACCAACATTCATCTATACCAAATGGTTCTACTAAATCTGTATATTCATAATATATATTTCTAGCTAATTTTGAATGTTTTATATATTCATCATAATGTGGAGGGACTATAATTAAATTAGGGCATTTTTTTAACGCAGAATTAATAGTTTCAGCTGATTTAACTCCATATTTTTTAGCAAGTTCAGATTTTGCAAGAACTATACCATGTCTATCTAATTTGCTACCACAAACTGCAATAGCCTTATTTTTAAGTTTTGGGTTAAGTTTTGCTTCAATTGATGCATAACAGTTATTCATATCTATATGTAGTATAATCTTCTCCATTTTTCACCTCTGTTATAATTATACAACAACTTTTTTAATAAAACAATAAATTTTTGAAAAAAATACTAATTTAGAGTATAATATCAGTGAGGAGGAACTCATGAGAATTTACTTTGACAACGCAGCAAGTACAAAAATTTTAAATAGATTTAGAGAAGATATTTTAAAAGTATTTGATTTTTATGCAAACCCTTCATCAGTACATGCTGAAGGTAAAAAAGCAAGATATGAAATAGAAAAAGTTAGAGAATATATATCAAGTAGTTTAAACATATCAAATAGTAAAGACTTAATATTTACATCAGGAGCTACAGAATCAAATAATATGATAATAAAGGGAGTAGCTAATTTTTATGGTAAAGGTCATATAATTACCACAGGTATTGAGCATCCGAGTGTTTTAAATGTATGTAGATACTTAGAGACTAAAGGATTTGAACTTACATATTTAAAACCTAATGAAGATGGTATTGTTACATCAGATAAGGTATTAAATGCTATAAAAGATAATACTATATTAGTTTGTGTTATGGCTGTTAATAATGAAACAGGAGTTAAACAACCAATAGAAGAAATAGGTAATATATTAAAGAGTAAAAATATACATTTCCATAGTGATATGGTTCAGTATCTTTTAAAGGAAAAAATAGATGTTGAAAAACTTAATTTATCATCATTTTCAGCTTCTTTCCATAAATTTCATGGACCTAAGGGATTAGGACTTGCATATGTTAAAAATACATCGAAAATTGAAAAATTTATGCATGGTGGAAGTCATGAAAAAAATAAAAGGGCAGGTACTGAAAATTTACAATCTATAATTTTAGGTGGTATAGTGTATAGATATATGAATGAAAATTTGAGTGAAAATATTAAATACATGAGTAAAATTAGCGATAAATTTTTAAGAGGTTTAAAAGAATTTGAAGGTAAAATTAGACTTAATAATAAAGAAAATAGGGTTTTAAATATATTTAATATAGAATTAATAGATAAAGATATACAATATATTTTACCTATATTAGATATGAATGGAGTAAGTATATCAGGAGGCTCTGCATGTCAGAGTGGATCACTTAGTCCATCTTATGTACTTTTAGAACAAGGTTTAAGTGAAAATCAGGCAAAAGGTTCGATAAGAATAAGTTTATCTATAGAAAATACTGAAGAAGAAATAGATAGATTTTTTGAAATTTTAAGAAAAATTATTTAGAAGGGAGAGTAGGTTTTATGTCTTTTGTAAATATTAAATTACATACTGAATATTCCTTACTTGAAGGAGTAGGAAGTATTGAAGAATATATAAATAAAGCAAAAAAATATAACCAAAATATTTTAGGAATAACTGATACAAATATGTTTGCATCAATGTATTTCTATAACGAGTGCATTGCAAATGATATAAAGCCTATAATAGGGTTTGAGGTATATATACCAGGAGTTAATGCAGATGGTTTTCATGCTCTTACAGTGTATGCTAGAAATTTAGAAGGATTAAAAGAAATTTCTAAACTATCAACAATAAG
Coding sequences:
- a CDS encoding PASTA domain-containing protein codes for the protein MKRNKSFGRLAVYIICLIIIFTLGRSTFVYHFYNKKEISVPDILMMKEDDAIRELKKLGLKYKVIYSKSGDVQEDYTFLQDPRAGQIVKVNREILIWVNKSDSLEIPNIIGKSLIEGRRFLEDLDINIERIDYMPTENIQEDTILSIYPKAGQKIGMGQKISLLVSSKSLTKTSIMPNLIGLEKEEAIKILSQNGLSISLISDAKDPSFAQNVIVATNPQPGEEVNKNTKISIVLNTGIEVDKSITDVIIEEKTNNNDKNNKKVDKKEDIESILDNTLKELEKKENKNAPKEEKNAN
- the dinB gene encoding DNA polymerase IV, producing the protein MEKIILHIDMNNCYASIEAKLNPKLKNKAIAVCGSKLDRHGIVLAKSELAKKYGVKSAETINSALKKCPNLIIVPPHYDEYIKHSKLARNIYYEYTDLVEPFGIDECWCDITGSIKLFGSAENIAESIRSRIKNELGITVSIGISFNKTFAKLGSDLKKPDAITIISKENFKDKVWNLDISEMIGIGKNTQNRLRELGINTLGELANFDKIKLSKVLGKHGSILHDRANGIDDSPVTDMNFKKTPKSISNGKTLSKDIYTKNEARDLFSDLSIEISNKLKEYQLHTTTLQITVRNVDFVDKQYQCEIDQTSSEFIITETAMKLLEKYKWDKPIRSLTINTKNLVSEDSYQLSLFEEKEEYEKIKKIDKTIYDIRKKFGDDFISFGKVKK
- a CDS encoding cysteine desulfurase family protein, which produces MRIYFDNAASTKILNRFREDILKVFDFYANPSSVHAEGKKARYEIEKVREYISSSLNISNSKDLIFTSGATESNNMIIKGVANFYGKGHIITTGIEHPSVLNVCRYLETKGFELTYLKPNEDGIVTSDKVLNAIKDNTILVCVMAVNNETGVKQPIEEIGNILKSKNIHFHSDMVQYLLKEKIDVEKLNLSSFSASFHKFHGPKGLGLAYVKNTSKIEKFMHGGSHEKNKRAGTENLQSIILGGIVYRYMNENLSENIKYMSKISDKFLRGLKEFEGKIRLNNKENRVLNIFNIELIDKDIQYILPILDMNGVSISGGSACQSGSLSPSYVLLEQGLSENQAKGSIRISLSIENTEEEIDRFFEILRKII